The Leucoraja erinacea ecotype New England chromosome 40, Leri_hhj_1, whole genome shotgun sequence DNA segment TACAAGGTCGGAAGACAACGGAGGGTCTGATTGGACTGCTCCAGGATGGGAACTCCGCTGTCCTGGTGGAGGTAAAGACTTACAAAGTTTGGACATTACTCTGTGTAGTAAATAGTGACAAATGTATCAAATCAGAGAATACtacagcactgaaggatcctGTCTGTATGTCCTTTTAAAATAACTCTCCAATCAATCCAACCCTTCCTGCTGTCTCCCCACAATTTactcattttcaaatgttcatgCAATTCCTTTTGAAGTCCCATTAAATCTCCCTGAACGCGAGCCATTACTTTAGGTGTGGGAACCTATTAACCGACTACGGTGTCTGCTAAAGTAGTGGTTgggaaatttcatttgaactagttaaaattggattggtaaaatggATTGGATTGGCAGTAGGATTTGTAACCAGAACATACAGACATCAATAAAATTGAAGAACCAGAGTGCAGatgacagttaaaaaaaaaattatgatgtTGAACACGTTGCCGTGGCATTACAAGCAGATTCAATAATACATTTTTCAAAGGGAATCTGAGACGTACtttaaaagaaataaaaaaactgaTGGGCTTTAGGAAAGAGCAGGGAAGTGGCAATTATGGGATTACTGTTGAGAACGGACATTGGTGTGATGGGCTTATTGAACTCCTGTGCTGTACAATTTTACTCCCTTGTGGGAATcaattggatttaaaaaaaatgtctcatCCCTTGCAGGTGAATTGTGAAACTGACTTTGTTGCCAGGAATGTAAAGTTCCAGCAGTTAGTGCAGCAGGCAGCCACTGCCACGCTGGAACACTGTCGCTCCAAGCAGGTGACCACCACTGATTATACCAAGGTTTGTAAAGTGTTTCTATCTCTCACTCTTATCTAATCGTGTCTATGCCAGCAGATACTCCTCACTGTTTTTTGTGTCTTCAATTGAACAGACTGAGCAGTCCGTACCTGCACCACAGCTTTTGGTTTGATCTTGATACCCATATTGAAAGGGTACATTATACTTAAGCCCAGAGGGCATAGGTGTACATTAGatcacaagacataggagcagaatgaggccattcggcccattgagtctggtcTGCgttcgatcatagctgatctattttcccctctcaacctcattttcctgccttctccctgtaacctttgacactcttactaatcaagaacctatcaatctctgctttaaaaatacccaatgacttggcctccactaccatctgtgacaatgaattccagactcaccaccctctgaccaaagaaattcaacacaatcaatacaatacaatcagttttattcgtcacataaagtgcaagtgaaatgaatttgccagcagtagTACAatgaaaaacacacaaaaacacaataaaaattgaacacaaacatccaccacagcattcatcactgtggtggaaggcacaacatttggccagtcctcctccattttcccccgtggtcaggaaaTTCCTCCATCaccattctaaagatacatccttttattctgaggctatgccttctggtcctagactctcccacagaggATGTGAACATCCTCTTAGGCCTTTCATTTGGAGGTAGGTTTCAaagagatccctcctcatccttctaaactccagcaagtacagaccTCGAGCCAGGAGATTTAAACTTGGAGATTTAAGGACCCTCAAAGTGGgatacagatggagtttaaccagcAAAACACGTGCAACTCAACTGCTCAGAGCATTGGGAAACCTCTCGCTGCTGATCCTGCTACTACCTCACATCACACCTGAAATACTAATTCTGTGGCACTCTTGACAGATGCTGACCTgagccagcattttgtggcaattttgtttcaaatttccagcatctgcggtatttttttttttgatgctGGAGAAAAATCCTACCTTGTCACTCAAGATACAATGCTCTCAGAATTCCTGCAAAGTTCAATGCCCCTTGTGAGTTTCCCAAAAGGCAATACCTGCACCCTTCACCATCCTTGTATTGAGGCAGCTTTAGATTGTTCAGTGTTTCTCTCTGGGGAAAATGCCAACGTGCCGGTATCACAAAGCAACGGCAGGAGGTTTGGCTCCTAAGATACACCAAGTGGAAACCTAGCACTGCcactagagagagggagagcaggcAGGGAAATGGTGTCACAAGTCATTCTGGGCTGCTCTCAATAAACCCCTCCCTTAATTCTATCCAGacacttccacccctgcaacgtactgttccagctgctacggtcaggcaaacgcctccgttgccatgcggtgagaacggagaggttgagaaggagtttctttccagaggccattcggactgtaaactcctacctcaccagggaccattccactgctttttttaaattgctattttttttccctttttccttcctcccacaatatgtaatatgtaaaagaatttgtgattctgttccattctgtttgtttgtttcttttttgcaaagtccgcgagcattgccacttttcatttcactgcacatctcgtatgtgtatgtgacgaataaacttgacttgactccagcTGAAACTGTTTGCCCAAAGGATGGGCGCTTCCAATTAATAAGTGACAACTTTACAAATGTATGTATTGAAAATGTTCTTTATTACTCTGCAGAGTTCCCTTATGGCTGAAGAAATAAACCAACTGAAGACTCCTGTGGACAGGCGTGCTCTTGCTGACCAGCTCGCCCTGGCTATCGGTAAGGTTGGAAGTGCAGACTTCGACCACTTCGTTATTTTGTTCTCCTTGAGTGACACAGGCATGGTATTCTTGgtcaatgtagtttagtttagactagagatacagcatggaaacaggcactttggcacagggagtccacgatgaccattaatcacccgttcacactagtttggtgttatcccactttcacgtccactccctatactctaggggcaatttacggagaccaattaacctacatccctgcacatttttgggatgtgggcggcgacccacgcggttacagggaaacgtgcaaactccatacagacagcatccgaggtggTTCTCCAGTAAATATTTTTGATGTGAATTCTATGGTCCCCGTGGTTTAGTGCAGATTCTAGAGTGATTGAGAGCGAGAGAAAGATTTGCATTTCACATCCTTGGCACATTGCATTAAAAGCACAACATTGGTTGTGATATCAGAAACATCACATGGAGAGGCAAAGATTTTGCAGAAGAATATGTGTTGGAGCGGGACCCGAGTCTTGGTTTTAGCGTACTCAGGGTgcagggcagagaggaagggttgTAGGAGTGATGTTTGTAGCATTCGTCGAAGGCGGAGACATACCTGGTTGTGATGCTGGGTAAGCTGTAAAGGATTGGCCAGATGGTTGGACTCCTTCCAACCGGTGTTAACATCAGGTGCAAGATGTGTTGACGTTTGCATTCCTCCACCATTCCTCCACCACTCCTTCATCACTTCCCAACCTTCTCCCATTATCATGTGGTAAAGCTGACcattatattaaaaaacacactaaatgctggagtaccccagtgggtcaggcagcatctctggaggacatttcaggtcaggacatttcttcataccctctgctgaattactccagcacattgtttttttttttccttctataaaccagcatctgctgttcctccattAGATACAACATTTGGTTTGTGGTATCCTCTTCCTAACTCCGAGATCTCTTTAGTTGGCTTTATTTATGAAGATTCATTCTGCTTTATACAACATTTTGACGggtccttttttgtaaatcaaATCTGTTTTCAAGGTAACCTTGGTGAGAACATGGCAATCAGAAGAGCAGCCTGGGTGGCTGTACCATCTGACTGGTACATTGGCACATATGTGCACGGACAGCTGCCAGCAGATAGCCCATCCCTCTCAAAGATGGTGTTTGGAAAATATGGCGCATTAGTGATCTACAGGGCTGTGGAACAGAATTCCAAAGTTAACGTTTCCGAGGTAGGCCGCAGGTTGGGACAGCATATTGTCGGAATGATGCCTCTGTCTGTGGGCTCCATCGATGACCCGCCCGGCGATGATTCAGAGACCAAAATGTTGGCtcagcctttcctgctggacCCTGGCACCACAGTGGGGCAGTTCCTGCACACAAGTGGAGTGTCGGTATTGGACTTTGTACGGTACGAATGTGGCGAAGTAACCGAGGTGGCAGAGAGTGTAAATTTGGGACATTGCAGACCTGGAAATCAATAACTTCCTCATTGTCTATTTCTCTATGTTCAAATAAAATAACAAGCTCTAGCCCATTTAGTACGGATTTTTCCATCGTTCTTAATTCTTCTTGCCGTTTCAAGtgtttgtcatatgtactgaaaactgAACAATGCAATTCCTACTTGTGGCAGCATTCCAGGTCTTGTAAATACAGTACTCATAAAGAAAACAATAAAcataaagaaaaagttcaat contains these protein-coding regions:
- the tsfm gene encoding elongation factor Ts, mitochondrial, which gives rise to MLVPCALRTARTRISRIFSTQPVQFLHCSGTRSIATHKELLIKLRKKTGYSFTNCKKALENFNSDLQQAEAWLHEQAHKEGWSKASKLQGRKTTEGLIGLLQDGNSAVLVEVNCETDFVARNVKFQQLVQQAATATLEHCRSKQVTTTDYTKSSLMAEEINQLKTPVDRRALADQLALAIGNLGENMAIRRAAWVAVPSDWYIGTYVHGQLPADSPSLSKMVFGKYGALVIYRAVEQNSKVNVSEVGRRLGQHIVGMMPLSVGSIDDPPGDDSETKMLAQPFLLDPGTTVGQFLHTSGVSVLDFVRYECGEVTEVAESVNLGHCRPGNQ